The Alphaproteobacteria bacterium genome contains a region encoding:
- a CDS encoding ABC transporter ATP-binding protein, which yields MANVSNLSIVREAPASAAIEVARLSHTYAGREGQVPALQDISMTVGAGRFVVLVGPSGCGKTSLLMMMAGLRHQTAGTIHIQGAPIDAPDPDRVGVVFQEASLFPWLSALDNIEFPLALRHAPKAERAARANDMLNLVGLQGFGSRYPHELSGGMKQRVSIARGLVQDPPVLLMDEPFAALDEQTRMTMGHELLRIWSQTAKTVVFVTHSLTEAVYLADEVLVMSARPGRIIDRITVPLPRPRSYDMMGTEVFARLRDRIWQQIRKGE from the coding sequence ATGGCGAACGTGAGCAACCTCAGCATCGTGCGGGAAGCGCCGGCGAGCGCCGCGATCGAGGTCGCACGCCTGTCGCACACCTACGCGGGCCGGGAGGGACAAGTCCCGGCACTGCAGGATATTTCCATGACCGTCGGCGCCGGACGCTTCGTCGTGCTCGTCGGCCCGAGCGGCTGCGGCAAGACCTCGCTCTTGATGATGATGGCGGGCCTGCGCCATCAGACCGCCGGCACGATCCACATCCAGGGCGCGCCGATCGATGCGCCCGACCCGGACCGCGTCGGCGTCGTGTTCCAGGAAGCGAGCCTGTTTCCCTGGCTTTCCGCGCTCGACAACATCGAGTTTCCGCTCGCACTGCGCCACGCGCCGAAGGCCGAGCGCGCCGCACGCGCCAACGACATGCTCAATCTCGTGGGACTGCAGGGCTTCGGCTCGCGCTATCCGCACGAACTCTCCGGCGGCATGAAGCAGCGCGTGTCGATCGCGCGCGGGCTGGTGCAGGACCCGCCGGTGCTCCTGATGGACGAACCATTCGCGGCGCTCGACGAGCAGACGCGCATGACCATGGGGCACGAATTGCTGCGCATCTGGTCGCAGACCGCCAAGACCGTTGTGTTCGTCACGCACAGCCTGACCGAGGCCGTCTATCTCGCCGACGAGGTGCTGGTGATGTCGGCGCGCCCCGGCCGCATCATCGACCGCATCACGGTGCCGCTGCCGCGCCCGCGCAGCTACGACATGATGGGCACCGAAGTGTTCGCCAGGCTGCGCGACCGCATCTGGCAGCAGATCCGGAAGGGGGAGTGA
- a CDS encoding ABC transporter permease produces MTRPSPVIVRWLILLALLVFWELFPRTGAIPELFLPPLSKVAAVLMKDWREYASELSVTLYEVAFAMLIACGAGILAGALVGGIALLRNLLLPVFSSLYAVPIVILYPIFTAWFGIGSQSKIIFAGVYGFFPVMLSTAAGIRTIDAQLLLAARSMGATLPQQITRVIIPASIPTILTGLRLGGALTIIGVVVSEMLTSAAGIGYLVTRYRTILDSPHVFGAIVMILLLSILFDTFARAIERRTMVWQTAGRRLKEGEQEPIAAPVPAPV; encoded by the coding sequence ATGACCCGCCCCTCCCCCGTCATCGTCCGCTGGCTCATCCTCCTCGCATTGCTCGTGTTCTGGGAGCTGTTCCCCCGCACCGGCGCCATCCCGGAGCTGTTCCTGCCGCCGCTCTCGAAGGTCGCCGCCGTGCTGATGAAGGACTGGCGCGAGTATGCCTCCGAGCTTTCGGTCACGCTCTACGAGGTCGCGTTCGCCATGCTGATCGCCTGCGGCGCCGGGATCCTCGCCGGCGCGCTGGTGGGCGGTATCGCGCTGTTGCGCAACCTGCTCCTGCCGGTGTTCTCCTCGCTCTACGCGGTACCGATCGTGATCCTCTATCCGATCTTCACCGCCTGGTTCGGCATCGGCTCGCAGTCGAAGATCATCTTCGCGGGCGTGTACGGCTTCTTCCCAGTGATGCTCTCGACCGCGGCCGGCATCCGCACCATCGACGCGCAGCTCCTGCTCGCCGCGCGCTCGATGGGCGCAACGCTGCCGCAGCAGATCACGCGCGTGATCATCCCGGCCTCGATCCCGACTATACTGACCGGGCTGCGGCTCGGCGGCGCGCTCACCATCATCGGCGTGGTCGTCTCGGAAATGCTGACCTCGGCGGCGGGCATCGGCTATCTGGTGACGCGCTACCGCACCATCCTCGACTCGCCGCATGTGTTCGGCGCCATCGTCATGATCCTGCTGCTCTCGATCCTGTTCGACACCTTCGCGCGCGCGATCGAGCGGCGCACCA